A single window of Chitinophaga sp. XS-30 DNA harbors:
- a CDS encoding DUF4407 domain-containing protein — MNDIKPNRKPPAPVPAPPPDGFSKFLWWLATADAGVLKDCPTDRERYRIVGIAVLVTWLFATLAWGYFFSTVVDDDLIIAALAIFFGFAILSIDRSLIAAMSRNGGKPQFLPVAFRLVLAVTIGLFISQPVVLMLFRKDIDAQMVLDRQAKLDHFRKEQAALNEARTKPLQQEIVTLKNELQQKEEQVKDYKDGYIRETDGTGGSGKIGESAIARVKKNEYLKSEEELRKLKRELEPRRLEKAAQLALIHSEDSTKEQAYLATLTDGFLSQIEALNTLTEEHPPMKQRYRLIVFIITLIEIMPLLTKLLMPKGEYDEKVAAMTAGSIQATKLEMEKEQELHAYYYDGAEHADKEVIDHLFRLTETQRRRESEQVVKDWEASDGKRFRQLWNNAKRLLLVHKV; from the coding sequence ATGAATGACATCAAACCGAACCGGAAGCCCCCGGCGCCTGTACCGGCGCCGCCGCCAGACGGTTTTTCAAAGTTCCTCTGGTGGCTGGCTACAGCAGACGCCGGGGTGTTAAAGGATTGCCCGACAGACCGGGAGCGCTACCGCATCGTAGGGATAGCCGTACTCGTTACATGGTTGTTTGCCACCCTGGCCTGGGGATATTTTTTCTCTACTGTCGTTGATGACGACCTGATCATTGCCGCGCTGGCGATCTTCTTCGGTTTCGCCATATTGTCGATCGACCGCAGCCTCATCGCCGCCATGAGCAGGAACGGCGGCAAACCGCAGTTTCTGCCCGTAGCATTCCGGCTGGTATTGGCTGTAACCATTGGACTGTTCATTTCCCAACCGGTCGTGCTCATGCTTTTCCGGAAAGACATCGATGCGCAGATGGTGCTGGACCGGCAGGCGAAACTGGACCATTTCAGGAAGGAGCAGGCGGCACTCAATGAAGCCCGCACAAAACCCCTGCAGCAGGAGATCGTTACGTTAAAAAACGAGCTGCAGCAAAAAGAGGAACAGGTAAAGGATTATAAGGATGGCTATATCCGCGAGACCGATGGCACCGGCGGCTCCGGCAAGATCGGGGAATCCGCCATTGCGCGGGTTAAAAAGAATGAATACCTGAAGTCGGAAGAGGAGCTGCGCAAGCTGAAAAGAGAACTTGAACCGCGGCGCCTGGAAAAAGCAGCGCAACTGGCGCTCATTCATTCGGAAGACAGTACGAAGGAACAGGCTTACCTCGCCACGCTCACCGATGGTTTCCTTTCACAGATCGAAGCGTTGAATACCCTTACCGAAGAACATCCGCCCATGAAGCAACGTTACCGCCTCATCGTGTTCATCATCACGCTCATAGAGATTATGCCCTTGCTGACCAAATTGCTGATGCCCAAAGGGGAATACGACGAAAAAGTGGCCGCCATGACGGCCGGAAGCATACAGGCCACGAAGCTGGAAATGGAAAAGGAACAGGAACTCCATGCCTATTATTACGATGGCGCCGAACATGCCGATAAAGAAGTGATCGATCACCTGTTCAGGCTTACGGAAACGCAGCGGCGCCGGGAGTCCGAACAGGTGGTGAAAGACTGGGAGGCCTCGGACGGCAAACGCTTCCGCCAGCTCTGGAACAATGCGAAACGTTTGTTGTTGGTGCATAAAGTGTAA
- a CDS encoding LytTR family DNA-binding domain-containing protein, with product MKMTAIAIDDEPVALSVIQAHAARVPFMELLGVFTNAFDAMELLRREKIDLLFLDIKMPDISGLEFLTSLHEPPMTVFTTAYSEHAVKSFELDAIDYLLKPFSLARFLKACNKAHALLQLRLDKSAGNNNPPDYIFIKSGYEQHKVKLEEVLYLESAGNYVHFVLADRKVLSRLSMQEALELLPDARFTRVHRSYIVANDKVDKIDRSCLYIRQAVIPVGAAFGEAVSRIGGK from the coding sequence ATGAAAATGACCGCCATAGCGATTGATGACGAGCCGGTAGCCTTGTCCGTTATCCAGGCACATGCCGCCCGGGTGCCGTTCATGGAGCTGCTGGGCGTCTTCACGAATGCCTTTGATGCGATGGAACTGCTCCGCAGGGAAAAAATCGATCTCCTGTTCCTCGATATCAAAATGCCGGATATTTCAGGCCTCGAATTTCTGACAAGCCTCCACGAACCGCCGATGACCGTGTTCACCACCGCTTATTCGGAGCATGCCGTTAAAAGCTTCGAGCTGGATGCGATCGATTATCTCCTGAAACCATTTTCCCTGGCCCGCTTCCTGAAAGCCTGCAACAAGGCGCATGCACTGCTGCAGTTGCGGCTGGACAAGTCTGCCGGCAACAATAACCCGCCCGACTACATCTTCATTAAAAGCGGATATGAACAGCATAAAGTGAAGCTGGAGGAAGTGCTGTACCTGGAGAGCGCCGGCAATTATGTGCATTTTGTGCTGGCTGACAGGAAGGTGCTCTCCCGGCTGTCCATGCAGGAAGCCCTGGAGCTGTTGCCGGATGCCCGGTTCACCCGGGTGCACCGCTCTTATATCGTAGCCAATGATAAAGTAGACAAGATAGACCGGAGCTGCCTGTACATCCGGCAGGCGGTGATACCGGTAGGGGCAGCCTTCGGGGAAGCCGTGAGCCGGATCGGGGGAAAATAA
- a CDS encoding DUF4920 domain-containing protein, with translation MKKTYILLLAGLFAAATTMAQTNIASAKPGVTYGKTITPNNALVMSDLQQQLEKDTAFAGKIAGKVVEVCKKKGCFMKLENASGEPVMVKFTDYAFFMPQDILGKTVVVEGTAKVNETSVERLRHFAEDAGKSSEEIAKITAPKKEIVIVADGVVVVR, from the coding sequence ATGAAAAAGACATATATCCTGTTACTGGCCGGCTTATTTGCCGCCGCAACAACAATGGCCCAGACGAACATTGCATCCGCGAAGCCGGGCGTTACTTACGGCAAGACCATCACGCCCAACAATGCATTGGTCATGAGCGACCTGCAGCAGCAACTGGAAAAGGATACGGCATTTGCAGGCAAGATAGCCGGAAAGGTGGTGGAAGTATGCAAAAAGAAAGGCTGTTTCATGAAGCTGGAAAACGCCTCAGGCGAGCCTGTTATGGTGAAGTTCACGGACTATGCTTTCTTTATGCCGCAGGATATCCTGGGGAAGACGGTAGTGGTGGAAGGAACTGCCAAAGTCAATGAAACGTCTGTAGAGCGCCTGCGTCATTTTGCGGAAGATGCCGGTAAAAGCAGCGAAGAGATCGCAAAGATCACTGCTCCCAAAAAAGAGATCGTCATCGTAGCCGATGGCGTGGTAGTGGTGAGATAA
- a CDS encoding VOC family protein: MKLLAPIPTLTTPSLEETVEFYVSVLDFTCKTMDEDWKFASIHKDSVNMQLIHPQSKFPFNSPGPFDEPLFTGAIYIHMDGIDELWEKVKDKAEVCFPIQNFDYGMREFGIYDNNGYLLQFGEQLPAS, from the coding sequence ATGAAACTGCTGGCACCCATCCCCACGTTAACGACACCTTCATTGGAAGAAACGGTAGAATTTTATGTGTCCGTACTCGACTTCACCTGCAAAACAATGGATGAAGACTGGAAATTCGCTTCCATTCATAAAGACAGTGTGAACATGCAGCTGATACATCCGCAATCAAAATTCCCCTTCAACAGTCCGGGCCCTTTTGACGAACCGCTGTTTACCGGCGCCATTTATATTCATATGGACGGTATCGATGAATTATGGGAAAAAGTAAAGGACAAAGCCGAAGTATGCTTTCCGATACAGAACTTTGATTATGGTATGCGCGAGTTCGGCATTTATGATAATAACGGCTACCTGCTGCAATTCGGGGAACAGCTGCCTGCCTCATAA